The following is a genomic window from Spirosoma foliorum.
CCATTAAACACGGCATCAATACCCGAAAGGCAGGTGGCCATATCCGAATCAGGGTTGGTAAAGAAGGCGATTTTAGTAAGATCGTTGTGCAAAATCCCGGTCATCTCGATGCGCGTATACCCGTAACGGGTCTGGGATTGACGAACCTGACGGAGCGCCTGCAACTGACATTTGGTGGCAAGGCAACATTGAAACTTCTAAATGAACCAGAAGGGGTTGTGTCGGCTGTTTTACGATTTCCAATCCGATGAAGAAGATAAGCGTCCTGATTATCGACGATGAACGGCATGCTCGTATGGAGCTTAAGCGCCTGATCGCCAGTTTTCCGGAACTGGAGTGTATTGGCGAAGCCAGAAATGCTGACGAAGCCCAGGAATTGATTGACGCGAAACGGCCCGACGTATTGTTTCTGGACATTCAGATGCCCGAACGTTCTGGATTCGATTTGCTGGAGGCTTTGCCAGAGGTGCCCGACGTGATCTTTACCACGGCTTATGATCAATATGCGCTCAAGGCGTTTGAGGTGAGTGCTTTGGATTACCTGCTGAAACCGATTCGGGCCGAACGCTTTGCGCAGGCCATCGCTAAACTGGTTCTGAAACAACCCTCCGCTGCTCAGAGCAAACAAGTTTTTGTGAAGGATAAAGATCGCTATCAGTTCGTTCGCTGGGAGCGCGTTCACCTGATCGAATCCATGGATAATTATGCCCGCCTATTTTACGAAGAGAAAAGCGTCTGGTTAAAAAGCTCCTTAAACCAGTTGGTCAAAACGCTGGACGAGACGCTATTTTTTCGGATTAACCGGGCGCAGATTATCAACTTAAACTTCATCCAAACGATCGATACCGCCGAGCATGGACGATTGACCGTTACGCTGACCACCGGACAAACGCTAACAGTTTCGGACCGCCAATCGGTTCGACTCCGTAATCTGAGGAAACTATAAGTTAATCAACAAACGACGAAACGACATGATCAAAAAACTCATGCTGGGATTCCTATGCCTTTTCCTGACCACAGCGGGCCTTGCACAGTCCTTCCAGGTGCCACTAGTAAATACAGCCGATAGCCTCCGGTTAGCGCAGAAGATGCAGACGTTAGCGACGAACGTATTAACCGCTTATCAACCTCAAACTGATCAAAAGGCCTTTTTCGAGACAAAGTTTCGGCTGCAACTCGTAGCGGGCCAATACGCAGAAGCGAAGAAAAGTATTACGGTTGTGCGCTCGTTGTCAACCGATTCACTGGCGGAACTGCTCTATAAACAGTATGAACTTTTTGCCGAGGCTCGTATAGGTCAGTTACAGGACGAAGGGAGTTTTGCCACGCAATTTAAACCGTTGTTGAGTACGTTGTTCTCCGGATTAACGGATCGGCGGGCGTTGACTATTTCTACTGCTTTCGTCAGCCGGAATGGCGTAGCCAGTCTTCAAAATGACTTTGCTGCACTATTGGCTAAACATAAAACCGATAACCTAGATTTGGCAGAGGCCGTTGCACTCTGTACAAGTTATAATACATGGCAGGTTTATCGGCAGATCGAAGACACGGCCAAACCAATTTTAAAGGCTGACGATGAGCGTCGGTTTATCATTGACGATAGCGTTCTGATCAAAACCAAGGAAGGCGCTACTATTTCAGCTGTGGTGGTTCGTAAACGGGGCATTAAGACTCCGCAACCTACGGCGCTGTTATTCTTTATTTATTCCAATACGGATAGGAGTGTGGCTGAAGCCAAGTATTCGGCTACCCGAGGGTATGTCGGAATTGTGGCCGATACGCGGGGTAAACGATTGAGTCCAGACCCGATAGAGCCTTACGAGCACGAAGCCAGAGACGTGAATTCGGTCATTGACTGGATTGTTGAGCAATCCTGGAGCAACGGAAAGGTGGGTATGTACGGCGGAAGTTATTCAGGCTTTGCACAGTGGGCGGCCCTGAAATATCCACATCCAGCGCTGAAGACGATCGTTCCCTACGTCGCGGCTATTCCAGGACAGGGTTTGCCGATGGAGAATAATGTATTTCTGAACGCAAATTATCAGTGGGCGTTTTATGTGACGAATACGAAGTATCTGGATAATGAGGTTAATAACGACAACCAACGCTGGCGACGGATGCGTAACCGATGGTACGAATCGGGAGCGGCTTATAACCGGATCGACAGTATCGACGGGACGCCTAATCCCTGGTTACAACGCTGGTTGAAGCACCCGGACTACGACGCCTACTGGCAGAGCATGGTGCCCTATGGGCCTGAGTTTTCGACCATTAAGATTCCCATTTTGAGTATTACGGGCTATTATGATGACGGGCAAATTTCGGCCATGCAATACGTTACTGAGCATTATAAATACAACCCAACCGCCGAACATTATTTGATCATTGGTCCTTACGATCATTTTGGTGCCCAGCAGGGGGGCATTCCCGTATTGCGCGATTATCAGGTGGACCCCATCGCGTTGATCAATACCAGGAAAATCACCTTCGATTGGCTGGACTATATTTTGAAAGGGGGCACGAAACCAGCATTGTTGACGGATAAGATCAACTATGAGGTAATGGGGAGCAACACCTGGGGGCATGCTCCTTCGCTTGCCAAGATGGGTAAAACCAGCCTACGACTTTACCTGACAAACCAAAAAGAAGGCGAAAATTATAGGCTCAGTAAGCAACGGGCGAAAACGCCAAAAACACTAAAACAGGTAGTTGATTTGGCCGACCGGACTACCTCCAACAACGATTACTACCCAGACCCGATCATCCGAAAAACCTTGAACCGGACTAACGGGCTATTTTTTATCAGCGATTCCTTCGATCAGGAGGCTGCCGTCAGTGGAATGTTTTCGGGCGAACTAAAGGCGATGATCAACAAAAAAGATATAGATGTCGGGGTTGTACTCTATGAAGTAAGCCCACAGGGCGAGTATTTCGAATTGTCGTACTTTTTGGGCCGGGCCAGTTATGCCCGTGATGCGAGCCGTCGACAGTTGTTGCGCCCTGGGGTTTTGGAGACGATCCCCTTTTCAAAAACGAGATTCGTTAGTCGGAAACTAAGCAAGGGTAGCCGTTTGCTGGTGGTGTTGAATATTGATAAGAACCCGTTTGCTCAGATCAATTACGGCACAGGAAAAGACGTAAGTCAGGAGACAGTCAAGGATGCGGGGATGCCTTTGACGATTCAGTGGTCTACGGATAGCTATATCCAGATTCCCGTTCAGCTAGATCAATAGATATCTTTTCTGATCAAACATCGGCGTGTTTTTGTCATTCCGACCTTAGGAGGAATCTCAAGCTTGACTAATACCTAACGTTGAGATTCCTCCTAAGGTCGGAATGACAAAAACACCACTCAATCAATAGCAGTTTAAGTCAGCTCAAAAATTCAAAATAATAAGAGGCTGTCTAAAAATCAGATTTTTCAATTACTTACCTTACCCCCAACCCCCTGAAGGGGGCTTATTCCCACGATGAACTAAGCCCCCTTCAGGGGGTTGGGGGTAAAACCGAGACTGTTTTTATGAAATTTAGACAGTCTCTAAAGCCCTGAAAGTTTTAATTTTCAGGGCTTTGTACTTCTTTTATAAAGGAATACTTATTTCAGCGAATAAGCTTTTACCGTATTATGGAAGAAAGTTGGTACGAACAGCATTTTCGTGGCCGGGTAGTAGCCAATATCAGCCGTATTGATTTTCTCTTTTGAGCTATCCAGTTTCAGTTCTGTGCTGCCATCGGCGCGAACGTGCCAGATTTTACCAGCCCATTCAGTAACGATGTATTCCTTGTTTCCCAGCGCAACGATACCATCAATACCACCCGATACCTTGCCTAACGTGGTCAGTTTTTTGGTTTCCGGATTCATCGACAGTAGTGAACCATCACCATTGCCAATTAATACCTGCCCGTTCTCGACATAAAGGCCATTGGTTCCTTTTAGGGGATCGCCAGATAAGACAAGGCTGGTTTTTCCACCATTCAAGGCCCAGATTTTACTGTCGTTAGAGTCCGAAATGTATACGATATTTTTCTTGGTATCGACGGCAATATCATTGAGGAATTTAGCGCCATCAATGGGGTAGCGGTTGAGTACCTTTCCGGTTGCCAGCGAAATCTCGGCTACCTGATTCATTTCCGTAACGTACAGCTTATCGCCCAAAATGCCCATGCCTTTGGTCGAGTTGAGGTTTTCGGTAAATTTTAAGTTGATCACCTTGCCATCCAGCCCCACTTTAGCAATGAAACTGCCTTTGTTTTCGAGCTTGGGACCGCCATTGATACAGGCTACATAAAGTACTTTTTTAGCTGGATCAACCAAAACACATTCGGGCGTCGTTAAGGTGGTGTCGCTTTCCCAAACGGGCTTTAAGTCAACGGTTTGGGCCTGCGTGAATGCGATAGCACCGGCTGCTAGATTGACCAAAATAAGGGCAAATACTCTTTTCATAAGTTGTTTGTTTTGGGCTAATGAAAGATGGAGAACTACGTCTGGCGTGTAATACCTCGACTAAAGTAGATAATTCCAGCTAATTACTCACGGAGGCCTATGTTATCAAATTCGTATGAGGTTGAGCGGGCTGGTATTTACAGATCGAACTTTTCCAGTTTCCCGTTTCGATAGACATAGGCCTCGTACGAATGCTTGTCGATACTAAATACCTCTTCCAGCATCACTTTATCGGCCCATCGACTGAGAGCCGTTACCTTTGTTTGCTTAGCTAAGGGGAGTTCGTTGAAGGAGATGGTATGTTCAAACTCGAAGCCCTCATCGTATTCAAACTCCAGCGAAAACAGTTTATTCCGCCATTGAAGCTGCGTTGTCATACCATTGGCCACGGGCGAATAATCGATATCGACGGGTGTTTTGGTTAGTACCTGACCGGCGGCTTCCGTAAATAAACTCAAACCGGAAACCACCATAGCGGTATAACCTATCCGTCGGAACAGACCTTCGCTCAGGCGAGGAAGTACCCATTTCATTCCCCAGGAAGAAAGCATGGCCGCCAAGGCGATCATGGCCCCAAATGTCAGCGCTTTCCCGGTTAGTAATCCAAATGAAGCGTATAGAACCAGTTTTACCACATGCAGCATGACTTCATTAGCCGCTCGGGTAGCTA
Proteins encoded in this region:
- a CDS encoding LytR/AlgR family response regulator transcription factor is translated as MKKISVLIIDDERHARMELKRLIASFPELECIGEARNADEAQELIDAKRPDVLFLDIQMPERSGFDLLEALPEVPDVIFTTAYDQYALKAFEVSALDYLLKPIRAERFAQAIAKLVLKQPSAAQSKQVFVKDKDRYQFVRWERVHLIESMDNYARLFYEEKSVWLKSSLNQLVKTLDETLFFRINRAQIINLNFIQTIDTAEHGRLTVTLTTGQTLTVSDRQSVRLRNLRKL
- a CDS encoding CocE/NonD family hydrolase, producing MIKKLMLGFLCLFLTTAGLAQSFQVPLVNTADSLRLAQKMQTLATNVLTAYQPQTDQKAFFETKFRLQLVAGQYAEAKKSITVVRSLSTDSLAELLYKQYELFAEARIGQLQDEGSFATQFKPLLSTLFSGLTDRRALTISTAFVSRNGVASLQNDFAALLAKHKTDNLDLAEAVALCTSYNTWQVYRQIEDTAKPILKADDERRFIIDDSVLIKTKEGATISAVVVRKRGIKTPQPTALLFFIYSNTDRSVAEAKYSATRGYVGIVADTRGKRLSPDPIEPYEHEARDVNSVIDWIVEQSWSNGKVGMYGGSYSGFAQWAALKYPHPALKTIVPYVAAIPGQGLPMENNVFLNANYQWAFYVTNTKYLDNEVNNDNQRWRRMRNRWYESGAAYNRIDSIDGTPNPWLQRWLKHPDYDAYWQSMVPYGPEFSTIKIPILSITGYYDDGQISAMQYVTEHYKYNPTAEHYLIIGPYDHFGAQQGGIPVLRDYQVDPIALINTRKITFDWLDYILKGGTKPALLTDKINYEVMGSNTWGHAPSLAKMGKTSLRLYLTNQKEGENYRLSKQRAKTPKTLKQVVDLADRTTSNNDYYPDPIIRKTLNRTNGLFFISDSFDQEAAVSGMFSGELKAMINKKDIDVGVVLYEVSPQGEYFELSYFLGRASYARDASRRQLLRPGVLETIPFSKTRFVSRKLSKGSRLLVVLNIDKNPFAQINYGTGKDVSQETVKDAGMPLTIQWSTDSYIQIPVQLDQ
- a CDS encoding sulfite exporter TauE/SafE family protein, with the protein product MVLSGLLLVGCALLAFSLSAVCGGGAGLLLLPILGSLLPGAQVPAALSIGTVSSSISRIVAFWSRIRWGVVGWFVPPALPAVWLGARLLSYINPLYLELLMGLFLMANLPLIFRPSKELAETNPLPKGYLALIGLAAGFVSGLTGAVGLLFNRFYLRYGMTKEEIVATRAANEVMLHVVKLVLYASFGLLTGKALTFGAMIALAAMLSSWGMKWVLPRLSEGLFRRIGYTAMVVSGLSLFTEAAGQVLTKTPVDIDYSPVANGMTTQLQWRNKLFSLEFEYDEGFEFEHTISFNELPLAKQTKVTALSRWADKVMLEEVFSIDKHSYEAYVYRNGKLEKFDL